ACTTTTTCTGTGCCCTTCATAATCAAAGGAGGTTAGTGATACTACTCTAAGAATTCTGAACGTATTCCATTCCTTAGAGTGAATCCTGCATTACTAAATGTTCCAATTGCCAATTAAGCCTTAAGATATGCTTTAATTTGGCCACATGTTCTTCGCCTATCGTATTGATAAGTTGCTGCTCAATTTCAGCTTTGTATAGTTCATTTTTTTTATAGCATTCTTCACCAAATTCAGTCATACGAATGGCTTTATGTTTCTTACTATGTTCAACTTTACAAACTGTTACAAGACCTTTGGCTTCCAAATTTTTTATAAATTTGTGGGTTGCCTGTCTAGAAAAATCAACATCCTTAGCCACATCTGAAATCGTAAGTTGCTTATTGTATATTTTACCCAAAATATTCCATTCAGAATTTGAAATGTAAATATGATTATGTTTATTCCACTTCTCTTCAGCAAGTCGTCGAAGTATTTCATGACGCTCGCTTAATAAATCAATGACATCCCGATTTTGCAATTCGTCCTTCAACTTTTTCACCTTCATTCCCTATTTTTTCGTTAATAATATACAAAAAAAAATACCAATCGTCAACTAAGTTGACAAAAAACATTTATTGGATTATACTTAATTTAGTCAACTTGGTTGACAATTTATTTTTTGTTGGAGGGAATTTACATGTATAGTGTTGGCGATGTAGTCATTTATTCATCACATGGTCTTTGTTCAATTGAAGATATTTGTGAGCAAACTTTCAGCGACATTACAAAAACTTACTACGTTTTACATCCATTAAATGATTCAAAGTTAACCATTCGTACCCCTATTGACAATGCAAAAAAACAGCTTAGAGACATTATAAAAAAAGATGATGCCCAAAAAATTCTTCATTCATTTACTTCTCCTGGTGTTGAATGGATAGAACAAAACACACATCGTATGCGATATCATATAGAAATCATTAAATCCGGTGATCGACAAAAGCAAGCAAATCTCTTAAATACTTTACTAAGAAAAAAGCTTGAATTTCTAGCACTAGAAAAAAAATTCCCAAATCAAGAAGAAAAATTACTTCAAACCTTACAGGAATCCATTTTCTCAGAGTTTTCGATTGCCCTTAATAAACCCTCAGAAGAA
This genomic stretch from Lysinibacillus pakistanensis harbors:
- a CDS encoding CarD family transcriptional regulator; this translates as MYSVGDVVIYSSHGLCSIEDICEQTFSDITKTYYVLHPLNDSKLTIRTPIDNAKKQLRDIIKKDDAQKILHSFTSPGVEWIEQNTHRMRYHIEIIKSGDRQKQANLLNTLLRKKLEFLALEKKFPNQEEKLLQTLQESIFSEFSIALNKPSEEIYEDVLTKLQ
- a CDS encoding MarR family winged helix-turn-helix transcriptional regulator; the encoded protein is MKDELQNRDVIDLLSERHEILRRLAEEKWNKHNHIYISNSEWNILGKIYNKQLTISDVAKDVDFSRQATHKFIKNLEAKGLVTVCKVEHSKKHKAIRMTEFGEECYKKNELYKAEIEQQLINTIGEEHVAKLKHILRLNWQLEHLVMQDSL